The genomic DNA AATTTTCCCGGAAATCGTTTTGGGGAGTTCAGTGACAAATTCGATCGCTCTCGGGTATTTATACGGCGCGGTAATGCTCTTGACATGATCCTGCATCTCCTTCACCAATTTCTCGCTGGCCGCCGCAGGATCCTTCAGGATGACAAAGGCTTTGACTATCGAACCGCGGATTTCGTCCGGACTGGCCACGACGGCGCATTCCTTGACCATGGGATGCTTGACCAGCGCATCTTCCACTTCAAAAGGACCAATCGTATACCCGGAGCTGATGATAATGTCGTCCGAGCGCCCTTCAAACCAATAATAGCCGTCCTCATCCATCCGGGCCTGATCACCCGTGACATACCATTCCCCGCGGAAAACGGCCGCCGTTCTTTCGGGATCGTTCAAATATCCCTTGAATAAAGCCGGAGTGTCGCGATGAATGGCAATGTCCCCAACCTGCCCCTGTGGTAGCGGATTCCCTTCTTCGTCAATGATGGCGAGACGGTTGCCTGGAACCGGCTTGCCCATCGCGCCCAGTCTGATCTCCATTCCTTTCATGAAGCCGATCATCAGCGAGTTTTCCGATTGGCCGTAACCGTCGCGCACCTCGAGATTGAAATAATGTCTGAACGTATCGATGACCTGCTGGTTCAATGGCTCCCCCGCACTGACGGCATTGCGCAGCGATTGCAGCTTGAACCGCTCCAGCCCTTCAAATTTCGCCATCAACCGGTATTCCGTCGGGGTGCAGCAGAGCACATTGACTTCATACTTCTCCAGCAAGCTCAAATATTTGGGAGCGTCAAATTTGCCTTGATAGGAGAAACTCGCAGCACCGGAGCCCAATGCCGCCAAGAACGGGCTCCAATTCCATTTGGCCCAGCCGGGTCCGGCGGTCGCCCAAACCACATCGTTCTCCTCTACCCCCAACCATAGCTTGGCGGCAATCGGTTGATGGGCGAATCCCCACCCATGATGCATGATGACGCCCTTCGGGTTGCCAGTCGTACCGGACGTATAGTTTAGGAAGGCGGTATCGTCCGAACGGGTTTTGACCATGTCAAACTGATCGGATTCAGATTCCGTCAGCCGCTGATAATTGCGCCAGCCCTCCGTTTCCTCATCCGTTCCGACGACAATAAAATGCTGCAGGCTCCTGGCTTCACCGCGAATTTGATCGAACCGTCCTGTAAACTCGTGATAGGAGATCACGGCTTTGGCTTGGGAATGCTCGGCACGGAAAAGAATATCCTTGGGCATCAGCATTTCCGACCCCGGAGAAATAATCAGCCCCGATTTCAAAGCGCCCTGAAAAACGATGTAGGTTTCCGGAATTCTCGGAAGAGTCACGATGATTTTATCGCCTTTCCGCAAGCCCATTTTCGATAATGCGTTGGCAAACCGGTTCGATGCTTGCCGCAGCTCCATGTAGGTCAGTTGACGGGTTTCACCCGCCTCATTCTCCCACAAGATCGCGATTTTGTCAGGCTCGTCGGCGAATCTGTCGATATCCTGGGCGATATTATAATATTCGGGGGCTGTCAGATTCATGTTTTCCATTGTTCATTCTCCTTTAACTAATTTGATCAGCTTATAGATTACATATTTCTGCGGTACTGTCCTCCCACTTCATACAAAGCGGCGGTAATTTGGCCGAGTGAAGCGGCCTTCACGGTTTCCATCAGCTCCTCGAAAATGTTTTGGTTGCTCAGCGCAGCCTGTTTGAGCCGCTCAATGGCGGAAGGGCATTGAGCGCTGTGCCTTTCCCAAAATGCATGCAGATTGCGGATTTGGGTTTCCTTTTCTTCCTGCGTCGAACGGGCCAGCTCCATCTCGTTTGCGTTTTCATCGGCATGAGGATTGATAAACGTATTCACTCCGATGATGGGCAGCTCCCCCGAATGCTTTTTTTGCTCGTAATAAAGCGATTCATCTTGAATTTTTCCGCGCTGGTATTGCGTTTCCATCGCTCCCAGGACGCCTCCGCGATCATTGAGCCGCTGAAATTCGGCGAGAACGGCCTCTTCTACGAGATCGGTCAGCTCTTCAATAATAAACGCGCCCTGAAGTGGATTCTCATTCCTGGCCAAACCGAATTCCTTGTTGATGATCATTTGAATCGCCATCGCCCGGCGGACGGAATTCTCCGTCGGCGTGGTCACCGCCTCATCAAATGCGTTCGTATGCAGTGAGTTGCAGTTGTCATAGATCGCGATCAACGCCTGCAGCGTCGTGCGGATATCGTTGAAATCCATTTCCTGCGCGTGCAGGGAACGCCCGGAGGTCTGAATGTGATATTTCAGCCGCTGGCTTTGTTCATTCCCGCCGTATTTGTGTTTGATCACCGTTGCCCAGATTCGCCGAGCCGCGCGCCCCATGACCGTATATTCCGGGTCCAGTCCGTTGCTGAAGAAGAACGACAAATTCGGCGCAAAATCATCGATCGCCATGCCGCGGCTTAAATAGTACTCCACATAGGTAAAGCCGTTAGCCAGCGTAAACGCCAGCTGCGTAATCGGATTGGCTCCCGCCTCGGCAATATGATAGCCGCTGATGCTGACCGAGTAGTAGTTCTTCACCTCATGGTCGATAAAATACTGCTGAATATCCCCCATCATCTTCAGCGCGAATTCGGTAGAAAAAATGCATGTATTCTGTCCCTGATCCTCCTTCAAAATATCCGCCTGAACGGTGCCGCGGACGGTCTTCAGCGTATACGCCTTAATTTGCGCATACTCCTCGGGATTGGGCGGACGCCCGCCCTTCTCAGTAAATCGTTCAACCTGCTGATCGATCGCCGCATTCATGAACATGGCCAGAATGATCGGGGCAGGACCGTTGATCGTCATCGATACGCTGGTGGAAGGATGGCACAGGTCAAAACCGGCGTACAGCTTCTTCATGTCGTCCAGCGTGCAGATGCTGACCCCGCTGTTTCCGATTTTGCCGTAGATGTCGGGGCGGTAATCCGGATCATGGCCGTATAAGGTGACACTGTCGAAAGCGGTGGATAACCGGATCGCCTGATCGTTCTGGCAGAGATAGTGAAAACGGCGGTTGGTGCGCTCCGGCGTTCCCTCCCCGGCGAACTGCCGCTTCGGATCCTCATTCGTGCGTTTGAACGGGAATACGCCGGCTGTGTATGGGAAATATCCGGGCAGGTTTTCCTTCATGAGCCAACGAAGAATTTCGCCGTAATCTTCATATTTGGGGAGGCTGATTTTGGGAATTTGAAGTCCCGATAAGGATTCCGTGAACAATTCGGCAACGATTTCTTGATTGCGAATCTTCGCAACCAGCCGGTCCTTGCCATATGCTTCGCGGCGCTCGGGCCAAGCCTCAAGCAGCCGCCTGCACTCCGGGTGCTGTATGGCTTCGTAATCGGCGATCATCTTTTCCAGCTTTTCAAGTAAAGCGCCGGTTTGTTCATCCTGCGTGCGAACGGCCTCCAGCATCGCCTTCGTGCCTTTCAGCTGAAACAGCTTCCGGGCAATCGCCGTTTGCTCTTCCGTCATTTTTTGATACTGGCGGACCGATTGCACGATTTCAGCCAAATAATGCATCCGGTCGGATGGGATGATCCTGTTTCTCTTGGAAATTCCGTGAGCCTTCACATGCAAATTCGTCTGCCAGCCGCCGCCGGTTTTGTTCTCCACAATCCTCATCAGATTCTCAAACAGAATGTCGGTTCCTTCATCATTGAATTGGCTCGCAATCGTTCCGAAAACAGGAAGCTGTTCGACCGGCGTCTCGAACAAATTCCGGCTGCGTTGAAATTGCTTGCGCACATCGCGCAGGGCGTCCTCCGAGCCGCGGCGATCGAATTTGTTGATGACGATCAGGTCGGCAAAATCGATCATCTCGATTTTTTCAAGCTGAGTGGCCGCACCGAACTCGCTGGTCATGACATACATCGCCACATCGCACAGCCCGACGATCCTAGCGTCCCCTTGTCCGATTCCGCTTGTTTCCACGATCACGAAATCATAACCGGCTGCTTTTACAATGCTGACGGCTTCTTTGGTCGCACTGCTCAGCTCCGAATTTGACCCCCGGGTCGCCAGGCTGCGCATATATACGCGGGGACTGCTGACGGCGTTCATCCGGATGCGGTCGCCAAGCAGCGCTCCTCCGGTTTTCAGCTTGGAGGGATCCACGGAGATAATCGCAATTGTGCGGTCCGGGAATTGCTGGAGATAACGTCTCACGATTTCGTCGGTCAGCGAGCTTTTGCCTGCTCCCCCGGTTCCGGTTATGCCCACAACGGGCACCTTTCGCGCATCAGCCTGCAGCTGCTGAAGCTGAGCGGCGAGCGGGTCATCCTCCCGGCCGCTGTCCAGCTTTTCTTCCGCAAGTGTGATTAATTTGGCAATGGTTCCCCATTCCCGCTGTTTCCCATTCCTCTCCGTTAATTCAAGTTCCGATTGCTTGATTGTCGGGTAATCCGTTTCTCTGATCATATAATTGATCATGCCTTGTAAACCAAGCTCCCGCCCGTCGTCGGGCGAAAAAATTTTGGAGATGCCGTAGGCTTCAAGCTCCTTGATTTCCGCCGGGACGATGACTCCGCCGCCTCCGGCAAATATCTTGATGGAGGTTGCTCCCTTTTGCTGCAGCAAATCGTAGATGTATTTCAAATATTCCACATGTCCGCCCTGATAGGTGCTGACGGCAATTCCCTGCACATCCTCTTGGATGGCGGCATTTGCTACCTCTTCGACGGACCGGTTGTGTCCCAGATGGATGACTTCCACACCGGAAGCCTGCAGAATCCGCCTCATAATATTGATCGAAGCGTCATGACCGTCGAACAAGGCTGCCGCCGTAATAAACCGCACGTGATTGCGCGGTCGGTAAACCTCGGTTTCCATTGCGATATCCACCTGCTTCCCGATTAAGGTTCAAATCAGCGGCTTAGCCGTAAGTATAAAATCCCTGGCCGGTTTTTCGTCCCAATCGGCCGGCTTTTACATATTTGCGCAGCAGCGGACAAGGCCGATATTTCGAATCGGAAAAACCCTCGTATAAAATTTCCATAATCGAAAGACACGTATCCAGCCCGATAAAATCAGCCAAGGCCAACGGCCCCATGGGGTGATTCATGCCCAGCTTCATCACTTGATCGACGTCCTCGATGGAGGCTACTCCTTCGTACACGGTATAAATGGCTTCATTAATCATCGGCATCAGGATTCGATTCGACACAAATCCCGGATAATCATGAACCTCCACTGCCGTCTTTCCCATTTTCACGGCCAAATCTTTTACCGTTTGGCACACTTCCTCGGCTGTCGCCAGTCCTCTAATGATTTCGACCAGCTGCATGACCGGTACAGGATTCATAAAATGCATGCCGATCACTTGCTCCGGGCGTTTGGTGACGGCGGCGATTTCCGTTATGGGCAATGAGGAAGTGTTGCTGGCAAGAATCGCATGTGAAGAACAGATTTGATCCAATTCCTTAAAAATCGCCGACTTTATCGACATGTTCTCGGTTGCCGCCTCAATCGCCAAATCCGCAGTTTCAGCAATGTCCAAACTCAAGGAAGCTTGAATTCGTTGCAAAATATCATGCTTAAGCTCTTCCGTCATTTTGCCCTTGGCTATGCTGCGGTTCAGATTGCTTGAAATGGAACTGATTCCCCGATCAATCGCATCCTGATTAATGTCGTAAAGAATGACATTCAAGCCGGCCTGGGCGCAAACCTGAGCGATGCCGCTTCCCATTTGACCGGCGCCGATAATCACCACATTTCGGATTTCCATATGACACTCCCCTGTCATCAGACTTTGACCAGAACAGCATCCCCCTGAGCCGCGCCGCTGCAGATGGCAGCTATTCCGAGCCCTCCGCCCCGGCGAATAAGTTCATAAATAAGCGTAATCACAATTCTAGTCCCGCTGGCCCCGATGGGATGGCCAAGAGCGACGGCTCCGCCGTTCACGTTTACCTTGTCCGCATCCCATCCGAGAATTTTTCCGGTCGTCAGGGCAACGGCTGCGAAAGCCTCATTGACTTCAAAAAGATCAATGTCCTTTAACGTCAGGCCTGTTTTCCGCAGCAGCTTTTGAATCGCTAAGGCTGGGGTAATTGCAAGGTCGGCTGCTTGCGCACCGACCGCCGCATGACCAAGGATCTCCGCCAAAGGCTGATATCCGTCCCTCTGCGCCTTTTCCTTCGACATGACGACAACTGCGCCTGCGCCGTCGTTGACTCCGGGAGCGTTGCCGGCTGTTACGGTCCCGCTCTTATCGAAGATGGGCGAAAGCTTGGACAGTTTATCGAAGTCCGTATCGAACCGGGGAGCCTCATCCGTATCGATCTGGAAGGTGCCGGTTTTATTCCTGACCGTTACGGGTACAATCTCTTCAGCGAATTTCCCTTTTTGAATGGCCTCCACTGCGCGCAGTTGACTTCGCAGCGCCCATTCATCCTGGCTTTTCCGGCTGATTTCATAACGGGCCGCAGTATGATTGGCATGAACCGCCATATGAACATTCTCGAAGGCGCACTGCAGTCCGTCATGAATCATGAGATCCACAAGCTTCTCATCACCCATTCGGATTCCCCATCGCGCATTCTTGGAAGCGAAAGGCGCATTGCTCATGCTTTCCATTCCTCCGGCAATGATCGTTTCCGCATCCCCGGAACGAATGATTTGATCGGCCAATGTGATGCTTCGCAATCCTGATGCGCATACCTTATTCAGCGTTTCCGTCGGCACGCCCCAATCCAAACCCGCACCCCTCGCAGCTTGCCGGGAAGGGATTTGTCCGTTGCCGCCCTGAAGCACCATTCCCATAATCACTTCATCCACTTGAGCTGCATCGACTTTCGCCCTTTCCATTGCTCCTTTTATAGCAATGCTGCCTAATTCCACTGCCTGAACTTCTCTTAATGCGCCGCCGAACTTTCCAAATGCCGTCCGTGCCCCTCCAACGATCACCGTCTGTTTCAAAAAGCCACCCCTTCACGTTTTGCAGAATAAGGAATACGCTTTCAATTGCCTTAATTATACTATGTATACTCACAAGGTTGTAGAAAAACTCGCGAAATTCGTGCAACTTGCTGGTGTCCGGACTTGATTTCCAGTACGTTTGGGAATCCAAATTTAGAGTCTGTTCAATGATGAAAGCAGTACTGTGAATTTTTCACGGAAATCTAGTCGTCGGACACACTCTCGGGTAAACACCGCTGGCAAAAAGCCCCGATGACCGCTTCCAGATTTGAACGGCCAAGTGCATCCATAAACGGCGGATGGTTGCGGAAATAATCGGCATGTCCCCCTATCGTCTGCAGCGGTATAATCCGTGACGGCGCATAAAGGTGGCGATTCCAAACAGGCAGGCCGTAACGTCCTCGTTCCCATCCTCCCCAGCTGCCCAATCGACAGATCGGATCTTTGGATCGGCCCCGCTTTCCCTCGGCAAACAAAAAGCTCACGGATGCTTGGAGTTCGGCCGGAATCGGGCATTTCGGCGAACCGATCTGAACGATCCGGCATTCCACCCGCGGCTCCCGCTGCTTCAGCAGCTGTGCGGCATGCACCGCTGCGTTTCCGCCGGCGCTGTGCCCGATAAAGACAAAACGCCATCCGTCATCCAGTAACGGCTCTGCCTCCTTCATAATAAACTGCCCGCCGATTGAGCGGCGGCGTTCCATGATCGGAAGCTTCATGTCATGCCGAGCATCTCTTAGCTGATGCAGCACGCTTCTGCCCCAATCCCCGTATGGAAACAGCAGCTTTGAGCTAATCCGCGCACCGCCTGATTGATGCAAATGCCGCACTAGCGCTTCGCGCAATACTTCCATAAAATCCGGTGAAGTAGCGACTCCCGCAATGAGAAACAATGCCGTCTTTTCGGTCGAAGGTTTTAAAAGACTCATGTTTCAGCCCCTATAGCTCTGCTCTTTATCCGTTCCGTTTATCCGGCCTCTAGATTAATTAAAATTTAGTCATATTACAGGCATTTCAGTACTACATAATAACATTTACAACATTTTCTATAAAGAAGGTTAAGGCATGAGAAGATATTATTGGATTAAATGGCGCAGATTTATGATGTGGATCTCGCTGCTCGTCTTGATCGGGCTGCTGATATTGGGAGGCGGACCGACGGTCTGGAATATCGCAATGAATATCGTTAATATTGCGTTCAATCTGCTTTTCGCCGTCCTGTTCATCATCATTCAATTTGCTGCACTATTTTGGTTCTTGGCCCGGGGGCGAACCTATTGGATTCTTCCCGGAGAAACTGGCGCTACATGGGAAGATTACCGGGGAAATCCTGAAATTGTTGAGAATGCGACTAAGATTGTTACTCTGCTCAGAGGCGTTAAAGAGTTCAAAGAGATGGGCGGCGAAGCGATTCGCGGATTGCTGCTTTTCGGTCCCCCCGGGACCGGCAAATCTTATCTGGCTCAGGTCATCGCCAATGAAGCGCAGGTGCCTTTTGCTTATGCTTCGGCCCCAAGTTTTCAAAATATGTTTTTCGGCGTAGGCAATTTGAAGGTCATGAGCCTCTACAGAAAGGCCCGAAAGCTGGCAAAAATCTACGGAGCCTGCATTATCTTCATCGACGAGATTGACGCCATTGGGATGTCAAGACAGATGGGACCCGCGGGAGCAGGCGGAATGTTCGGCATGGGAGGCGCCGGACTGCTTAACGAATTGCTTTTGCAGATGGATCCCCCAAACTTCGATAATTCCCGGATCTCCAAGCTGCTCCGCCAGCTTGGACTGCGGCGCAAGAAAGCAGAACGTCCGGCCGTGCTGACGATCGCGGCGACCAACCTTCCCGATGTGCTAGATTCCGCCCTGCTCCGCCCCGGACGTTTCGACCGAAAGCTGTGGGTCGATTCACCGGACTATGACGGTAGGGTGGACGTTTTCAACTATTATCTGCAAAAGATAAAACGCGACTCCACGCTGACTCCCGAGAAGGCGGCGCTTGACACCATCGGATATAGTCCCGCGCAGATCAAGCACATCGTCAACGAAACGATCGTGATCGCCCATCAACGCGGTGCCCAGCTTGCCGGTTACGAGGACTTCCGGACGGCTATGGAGACGTACGAATGGGGACTCAAACAGCCGCTGCGTTCCATGAGCGAGGACGAAAAGCGGAATGTCGCCTACCACGAAGCCGGTCATGCAGTTGCCCAGTATTTGTTAAAGGCGCACGAACGCGTCTGGAAAGTGACGATCATCCGGCGCGGCGGCGCGCTCGGTCTCGCCGCCACCAAACCGACGGAAGAGCGCTATAACCGAAGCGACAGCGAAATTCTTGCAGAAATTCAGGTCTGTTTGGCTGCCCGCGCTGTGGAGGAGGAATTCCTTGGAAAGAAACTGAACGGAGTGACTTCCGACCTGCGACAGGCTACAGAATTGGCCGGCGCTTTTTTGGGTATGGTCGGTATGGGCGACGAACTGTTCAGCTGGCTTACTTTAAATTCTCCGGCTGAGGGACTGAAGGCGCTTCGTCCAAAAATCAACGAGCTGCTGAAAGATCAGATGCTCCAAGTCAAGAAGCTGGTTCGGGAGCACGGTGGCTTCGTCCATGCAATTGCGCAGGAGCTGCTGCTGCGGGGCGATCTGACCGGTGAGGAGATTGAGCACATCTTTGTGCGGCTGTATGGCCACAGCCGGATGACGCATCCCGAAATTATTCCCCGAGTGTTGACGGATTCCTTAGAGAAGCGTACTGATGATACAGAGCAAGCTGAATAAGCCAATAAAAACTCCCATTGCTATCAAGAGCAATTGGGAGTTTTTATTTTAATTGTGGCTGATTACCACCTTGCCGACGGCACGGCCGGATTCCGCATAAGCGTGAGCCTCTCCGGCTTCCGTGATATGAAACCTTCGCTCGTCGATGAGCGGTTTGATTCGTCCCTCATCCGCAAGCGCCGCAATTCTCGCAAGAATATCGCCGTGTTTTTGCCTGTCCCTGTTGCGGATCATCGTCAAAAGCATCAGCACGACATGGAGGGAAAGCGCCTTTTGGTGCATGGGCGCCAAATTATGCGTTGACCTCGCGGCAATAT from Ferviditalea candida includes the following:
- the mbcS gene encoding acyl-CoA synthetase MbcS — its product is MENMNLTAPEYYNIAQDIDRFADEPDKIAILWENEAGETRQLTYMELRQASNRFANALSKMGLRKGDKIIVTLPRIPETYIVFQGALKSGLIISPGSEMLMPKDILFRAEHSQAKAVISYHEFTGRFDQIRGEARSLQHFIVVGTDEETEGWRNYQRLTESESDQFDMVKTRSDDTAFLNYTSGTTGNPKGVIMHHGWGFAHQPIAAKLWLGVEENDVVWATAGPGWAKWNWSPFLAALGSGAASFSYQGKFDAPKYLSLLEKYEVNVLCCTPTEYRLMAKFEGLERFKLQSLRNAVSAGEPLNQQVIDTFRHYFNLEVRDGYGQSENSLMIGFMKGMEIRLGAMGKPVPGNRLAIIDEEGNPLPQGQVGDIAIHRDTPALFKGYLNDPERTAAVFRGEWYVTGDQARMDEDGYYWFEGRSDDIIISSGYTIGPFEVEDALVKHPMVKECAVVASPDEIRGSIVKAFVILKDPAAASEKLVKEMQDHVKSITAPYKYPRAIEFVTELPKTISGKIRRVELRQLEKQRHAQA
- the icmF gene encoding fused isobutyryl-CoA mutase/GTPase IcmF; the encoded protein is METEVYRPRNHVRFITAAALFDGHDASINIMRRILQASGVEVIHLGHNRSVEEVANAAIQEDVQGIAVSTYQGGHVEYLKYIYDLLQQKGATSIKIFAGGGGVIVPAEIKELEAYGISKIFSPDDGRELGLQGMINYMIRETDYPTIKQSELELTERNGKQREWGTIAKLITLAEEKLDSGREDDPLAAQLQQLQADARKVPVVGITGTGGAGKSSLTDEIVRRYLQQFPDRTIAIISVDPSKLKTGGALLGDRIRMNAVSSPRVYMRSLATRGSNSELSSATKEAVSIVKAAGYDFVIVETSGIGQGDARIVGLCDVAMYVMTSEFGAATQLEKIEMIDFADLIVINKFDRRGSEDALRDVRKQFQRSRNLFETPVEQLPVFGTIASQFNDEGTDILFENLMRIVENKTGGGWQTNLHVKAHGISKRNRIIPSDRMHYLAEIVQSVRQYQKMTEEQTAIARKLFQLKGTKAMLEAVRTQDEQTGALLEKLEKMIADYEAIQHPECRRLLEAWPERREAYGKDRLVAKIRNQEIVAELFTESLSGLQIPKISLPKYEDYGEILRWLMKENLPGYFPYTAGVFPFKRTNEDPKRQFAGEGTPERTNRRFHYLCQNDQAIRLSTAFDSVTLYGHDPDYRPDIYGKIGNSGVSICTLDDMKKLYAGFDLCHPSTSVSMTINGPAPIILAMFMNAAIDQQVERFTEKGGRPPNPEEYAQIKAYTLKTVRGTVQADILKEDQGQNTCIFSTEFALKMMGDIQQYFIDHEVKNYYSVSISGYHIAEAGANPITQLAFTLANGFTYVEYYLSRGMAIDDFAPNLSFFFSNGLDPEYTVMGRAARRIWATVIKHKYGGNEQSQRLKYHIQTSGRSLHAQEMDFNDIRTTLQALIAIYDNCNSLHTNAFDEAVTTPTENSVRRAMAIQMIINKEFGLARNENPLQGAFIIEELTDLVEEAVLAEFQRLNDRGGVLGAMETQYQRGKIQDESLYYEQKKHSGELPIIGVNTFINPHADENANEMELARSTQEEKETQIRNLHAFWERHSAQCPSAIERLKQAALSNQNIFEELMETVKAASLGQITAALYEVGGQYRRNM
- a CDS encoding 3-hydroxybutyryl-CoA dehydrogenase; this translates as MEIRNVVIIGAGQMGSGIAQVCAQAGLNVILYDINQDAIDRGISSISSNLNRSIAKGKMTEELKHDILQRIQASLSLDIAETADLAIEAATENMSIKSAIFKELDQICSSHAILASNTSSLPITEIAAVTKRPEQVIGMHFMNPVPVMQLVEIIRGLATAEEVCQTVKDLAVKMGKTAVEVHDYPGFVSNRILMPMINEAIYTVYEGVASIEDVDQVMKLGMNHPMGPLALADFIGLDTCLSIMEILYEGFSDSKYRPCPLLRKYVKAGRLGRKTGQGFYTYG
- a CDS encoding acetyl-CoA C-acetyltransferase — its product is MKQTVIVGGARTAFGKFGGALREVQAVELGSIAIKGAMERAKVDAAQVDEVIMGMVLQGGNGQIPSRQAARGAGLDWGVPTETLNKVCASGLRSITLADQIIRSGDAETIIAGGMESMSNAPFASKNARWGIRMGDEKLVDLMIHDGLQCAFENVHMAVHANHTAARYEISRKSQDEWALRSQLRAVEAIQKGKFAEEIVPVTVRNKTGTFQIDTDEAPRFDTDFDKLSKLSPIFDKSGTVTAGNAPGVNDGAGAVVVMSKEKAQRDGYQPLAEILGHAAVGAQAADLAITPALAIQKLLRKTGLTLKDIDLFEVNEAFAAVALTTGKILGWDADKVNVNGGAVALGHPIGASGTRIVITLIYELIRRGGGLGIAAICSGAAQGDAVLVKV
- a CDS encoding AAA family ATPase, yielding MRRYYWIKWRRFMMWISLLVLIGLLILGGGPTVWNIAMNIVNIAFNLLFAVLFIIIQFAALFWFLARGRTYWILPGETGATWEDYRGNPEIVENATKIVTLLRGVKEFKEMGGEAIRGLLLFGPPGTGKSYLAQVIANEAQVPFAYASAPSFQNMFFGVGNLKVMSLYRKARKLAKIYGACIIFIDEIDAIGMSRQMGPAGAGGMFGMGGAGLLNELLLQMDPPNFDNSRISKLLRQLGLRRKKAERPAVLTIAATNLPDVLDSALLRPGRFDRKLWVDSPDYDGRVDVFNYYLQKIKRDSTLTPEKAALDTIGYSPAQIKHIVNETIVIAHQRGAQLAGYEDFRTAMETYEWGLKQPLRSMSEDEKRNVAYHEAGHAVAQYLLKAHERVWKVTIIRRGGALGLAATKPTEERYNRSDSEILAEIQVCLAARAVEEEFLGKKLNGVTSDLRQATELAGAFLGMVGMGDELFSWLTLNSPAEGLKALRPKINELLKDQMLQVKKLVREHGGFVHAIAQELLLRGDLTGEEIEHIFVRLYGHSRMTHPEIIPRVLTDSLEKRTDDTEQAE